The nucleotide sequence ATGGCATCATGAGGCCGATCAAACCCAACCGAACAGCCCATCATGCGCTACGCCAGCCTTCTCGCCCATGTCCAGGACACGCCCAGCCAGGCCGTGTTTACCGACACTGCCGCGGCTCTGGCGGCGCGCTGGCAAGCCCATGTCACCGGGCTGCATACCCATGTCCCGACCTACAACAGCTATGTCGCCACCGGCGACTATCCGGTGGCGCCTTCGCCGACCGTGGTCGCCGAGGACGACGCGGCCGCGCGCGATCGCGATGCAGACCTGGCTCGCACCTTCGCCGAACGCGTCGAGGCACGGCATGTGGCCGACCACGACTGGCGCTATCGCACGGCAGACCTGGCCGGGCGCCAGACCGCGGACCTGATCGCCGAGGAAGCACGGACACACGATCTGGTCGTGCTCGGCCGCCCGGCGCCGTCCGATCGCGACCATACCAGCGCCGACACCGCCGCACTCGTCGCCCAGGCTTCGGCCCGGCCGGTGCTGGTCCTGCCGGCCAGCGATGCACCCTTTGCCAACCTCGGCCGGCAGGTCGTACTCGCCTGGAATGCGTCGCGCGAGGCACAGCGCGCCATCAGCGGTGCCCTGCCACTGCTGCAGGATGCCGAATCGGTGACTCTGCTCGTGGTCGACGACAACCATGCCTGGGTGTCACCGCACGGCGAGGAGCCCGGTGCCGATATCGCGCTTTATCTGGCTCGCCACGGCGTATCCGTCGACGTCTCGCGGATCAGCTGCCGCGGTCGCTCGGTTGCCGAGGCCTTGTGTGCGCACGTGGATGAACGCGGCGCCGACCTGCTGTGCATGGGAGCCTACGGCCACTCGCGGCTGCGTGAGTTCTTCCTGGGCGGCACCACCTACGAGATGCTGCGACGCCTGCCCGTACCCACGCTGATCGGTGCCTGAAAAAGCAGGTGGCCCGGGTCCACAGGACCGCGCCACCGCCCTATAATCGAGCCATCGTATCCACGCCGAAAGTCGTATCCCGGGCCTATGGAATACAAGGACTATTACAAGATTCTCGGCGTCGAGCGCGACGCCACTGAAGACGACATCAAGCGCGCCTATCGCAAGCTCGCCCGCAAGTATCATCCGGACGTC is from Salinisphaera sp. LB1 and encodes:
- a CDS encoding universal stress protein gives rise to the protein MRYASLLAHVQDTPSQAVFTDTAAALAARWQAHVTGLHTHVPTYNSYVATGDYPVAPSPTVVAEDDAAARDRDADLARTFAERVEARHVADHDWRYRTADLAGRQTADLIAEEARTHDLVVLGRPAPSDRDHTSADTAALVAQASARPVLVLPASDAPFANLGRQVVLAWNASREAQRAISGALPLLQDAESVTLLVVDDNHAWVSPHGEEPGADIALYLARHGVSVDVSRISCRGRSVAEALCAHVDERGADLLCMGAYGHSRLREFFLGGTTYEMLRRLPVPTLIGA